A genomic region of Aspergillus oryzae RIB40 DNA, chromosome 1 contains the following coding sequences:
- a CDS encoding flavin-linked sulfhydryl oxidase (predicted protein) has product MSTSESQPSLPKNLFPHQTPAAASSSTEETKDANGMTKLPNGVILDKDGKPCRLCTSAASWRNLTKQAKAQGATSTPTTTKPTPESTTSTSTPQRHRTPCKRRRNNRARCGRS; this is encoded by the exons ATGTCAACCTCGGAATCACAACCCAGTCTACCGAAGAACCTATTCCCCCACCAAACACCCGCAGCCGCGAGCTCATCAACAGAGGAGACCAAAGATGCGAATGGAATGACGAAACTGCCCAACGGGGTCATTCTCGACAAAGATGGAAAACC ATGTCGCCTCTGCACCTCCGCCGCATCCTGGCGCAACCTAACCAAACAAGCCAAAGCCCAAGGCGcaacctcaaccccaacaaccacaaaACCAACCCCCGAGTCAACTACCAGTACATCCACACCCCAAC GGCATCGTACCCCGTGCAAGCGACGCAGGAACAACAGGGCGAGATGCGGACGTTCCTGA
- a CDS encoding coatomer subunit alpha (vesicle coat complex COPI, alpha subunit): MQSSPNMLTKFESKSSRAKGIAFHPKRPWILVSLHSSTIQLWDYRMGTLIDRFEEHDGPVRGIDFHPTQPLFVSGGDDYKIKVWNYQTRRCLFTLNGHLDYVRTVFFHPELPWILSASDDQTIRIWNWQNRSLICTMTGHNHYVMCAQFHPTEDLIASASLDQSVRIWDISGLRKKHSAPTTMSFEDQMARANPSQADMFGNTDAVVKFVLEGHDRGVNWVSFHPTLPLIVSAGDDRLIKLWRMSDTKAWEVDTCRGHFQNASACLFHPHQDLILSVGEDKTIRAWDLNKRTSVQSFKRDLDRFWVIAAHPEINLFAAGHDTGVMVFKLERERPASAVYQNQLFYITKEKHVKSYDFAKNVESPPMLSLRKLGAPWVPPRTVSYNPAERAILVTSPTDGGVYELIHLPRDATGAVEPTDVKRGQASSAVFVARNRFAVFNQANQQVDIKDLSNSTTKTIKPPPGTTDIYFGGTGCLLFVTPTTVALFDIQQKKQLAELAVSGVKYVVWSNDGLYAALLSKHNVTIVTKSLEQVSSLHETIRIKSAAWDDAGVLLYSTLNHVKYSLLNGDNGIIRTLDQTVYLVKVKGRNVYCLDRSAKPRILEIDPTEYRFKLALVKRNYDEMLQIIKTSSLVGQSIISYLQKKGYPEIALQFVQDPQTRFELALECGNLDVAVEMARELDRPNLWSRLGTEALAHGNHQVVEMAYQKQRNFDKLSFLYLATGDQEKLGRMAKIAEHRGDFTSRFQNAIYRGDVEDRIQMFKEVDLYPLAYLTAKTHGLTEEAESILEACGLTEDQITLPTGDGIPQVPQPIVPTFKSNWPVKAAAHSSFEKALLGEVGADDEAAAIGFEAEEEEEEAETAGEHLEDEDEDVAGWDMGDEINVEEDVDFVNVDSAEAGAGSTEADLWARNSPLAADHVAAGSFDTAMQLLNRQVGAVNFAPLKPRFLEVYKASKTYLPATPGLPPLVNYVRRTVEETDSRKVLPVIAEDLETIANVDLQEGYAAMRANKLEDGVRIFKGILHSLLVNTVSSEAEVEQAKKIIETAREYILAMSIELERRSVGTDTPENLKRSLELSAYFTIPKLEVAHRQLALMAAMKLAFANKNYSSALSFANRMLANGGSPKLLDQAKKIKTQCERSPQDKIDIEFDHFAEFDICAASHSPIYSGSPSVSDPFTGAKYHEQYKGTVCRISDVTEIGAPASGLRLYVPGQH; the protein is encoded by the exons ATGCAGTCCTCCCCAAACATGCTCACTAAG TTCGAGTCGAAGTCCTCCAGAGCGAAGGGAATCGCTTTCCATCCCAAGCG GCCATGGATCTTAGTATCGCTTCACTCGTCGACTATCCAACTATGGGATTATCGCATGGGAACCCTCATTGACCGTTTCGAAGAACACGATGGCCCCGTTCGAGGCATTGACTTCCATCCTACACAACCCCTCTTCGTGTCCGGAGGCGATGACTACAAGATCAAAGTTTGGAACTATCAAACGCGGAGATGCCTTTTCACACTCAATGGCCATCTCGACTATGTGCGCACAGTGTTCTTCCATCCCGAGCTCCCTTGGATCCTTTCCGCGTCGGACGATCAGACAATCCGGATATGGAACTGGCAGAACCGGTCACTGA TCTGTACGATGACGGGTCACAATCACTATGTGATGTGCGCGCAATTTCACCCAACCGAGGACTTGATTGCCTCCGCCTCCCTAGACCAGTCTGTCCGTATCTGGGACATCTCGGGCCTGCGGAAGAAGCACTCCGCGCCGACGACCATGTCGTTCGAAGACCAGATGGCTCGGGCCAACCCCAGTCAGGCAGACATGTTCGGAAACACCGATGCAGTTGTGAAGTTTGTCTTGGAGGGCCACGACCGAGGAGTCAACTGGGTGTCATTCCACCCCACTCTGCCCCTTATCGTCTCCGCGGGTGACGACCGCCTGATAAAGTTATGGAGGATGAGTG ATACCAAAGCCTGGGAAGTCGATACATGTCGCGGTCATTTCCAGAATGCCTCAGCCTGTCTGTTCCACCCTCACCAAGATCTGATCCTCTCCGTCGGCGAAGATAAAACAATCAGAGCATGGGACTTGAATAAGAGAACCTCGGTCCAATCGTTCAAGCGGGATCTGGATCGCTTCTGGGTTATTGCTGCTCATCCCGAaatcaatctctttgccGCGGGTCACGACACTGGTGTCATGGTTTTCAAGTTGGAGCGCGAGAGGCCAGCTTCTGCGGTTTACCAGAATCAGTTGTTCTACATTACCAAGGAGAAGCATGTCAAGTCGTATGACTTCGCCAAGAATGTCGAATCCCCGCCGATGCTCTCGTTGCGTAAGCTTGGTGCTCCCTGGGTGCCTCCACGAACGGTCTCGTACAACCCCGCTGAGCGTGCTATCCTGGTTACTTCGCCAACAGATGGTGGCGTGTACGAGCTGATTCACCTCCCAAGGGATGCTACTGGTGCCGTGGAACCAACCGACGTAAAACGTGGCCAAGCTTCCTCTGCTGTCTTCGTCGCGCGCAATCGATTCGCTGTTTTCAACCAAGCAAACCAGCAGGTGGACATCAAGGACTTGAGCAACTCCACTACGAAGACTATCAAACCTCCTCCAGGCACCACCGATATCTACTTTGGCGGTACCGGCTGTCTACTCTTTGTCACTCCCACCACCGTCGCTCTTTTCGATAtccaacaaaagaagcagTTGGCTGAGTTGGCTGTCAGCGGCGTCAAATACGTTGTCTGGTCCAACGATGGCCTTTATGCAGCTTTGCTCAGCAAACACAATGTGACGATTGTCACCAAATCCCTTGAGCAAGTAAGTAGCTTGCACGAGACGATTCGTATCAAGAGCGCCGCCTGGGATGACGCTGGCGTCCTTCTCTACTCCACCTTGAACCACGTTAAGTACTCTCTTCTTAATGG TGACAATGGCATTATCCGCACCCTCGACCAGACTGTTTATCtcgtcaaggtcaagggcCGGAACGTCTACTGCTTGGACCGCAGTGCCAAGCCCAGAATTCTGGAAATCGATCCTACAGAGTACCGGTTCAAGCTGGCGCTGGTTAAGAGAAACTATGATGAGATGctccagatcatcaagaCATCTAGTCTTGTCGGTCAAAGCATCATCTCATACCTGCAGAAGAAGGGCTACCCAGAGATTGCGCTGCAGTTCGTGCAGGACCCTCAGACCCGTTTCGAGCTCGCGCTGGAGTGCGGTAACCTTGACGTTGCCGTCGAGATGGCTAGAGAGTTGGACCGCCCCAATCTGTGGAGCCGACTCGGCACGGAAGCTCTGGCCCATGGCAACCACCAGGTAGTGGAGATGGCCTACCAAAAGCAGCGGAACTTCGACAAGCTGTCGTTCCTCTACTTGGCCACTGGTGAccaggagaagcttggaCGAATGGCCAAGATTGCTGAACATCGTGGTGATTTCACTTCCCGGTTCCAGAACGCCATCTACCGTGGCGATGTTGAGGATAGGATCCAGATGTTCAAGGAGGTCGATCTTT ATCCTCTGGCGTATTTGACGGCAAAGACCCATGGGTTGACCGAAGAGGCGGAGTCCATCCTCGAGGCTTGCGGCCTCACGGAAGACCAGATCACTCTGCCCACGGGCGACGGGATCCCCCAGGTTCCCCAGCCTATCGTGCCAACTTTCAAGTCGAACTGGCCCGTCAAGGCTGCTGCCCATTCGTCGTTCGAGAAGGCGTTGCTCGGAGAGGTTGGCgcggatgatgaagctgcGGCTATTGGCTTtgaagctgaagaggaagaggaagaggctgaGACCGCCGGCGAGCaccttgaagatgaggacgaggacgtTGCTGGATGGGACATGGGAGACGAGATTAATgtcgaggaagatgttgactTCGTTAATGTGGACAGCGCTGAGGCGGGTGCTGGCAGCACTGAGGCCGACCTTTGGGCTCGCAACTCCCCTCTTGCCGCTGACCACGTCGCCGCTGGCTCCTTTGACACCGCTATGCAGCTCCTCAACCGCCAGGTTGGCGCCGTAAACTTCGCGCCTCTCAAGCCACGTTTCTTGGAAGTATATAAGGCCTCTAAGACTTATCTCCCAGCAACTCCCGGCCTGCCACCCCTGGTCAACTACGTTCGCCGGACTGTTGAGGAAACTGACTCGCGCAAGGTCCTCCCCGTTATCGCGGAGGATCTGGAGACCATTGCCAACGTAGACCTGCAGGAAGGCTACGCTGCGATGAGGGCTAACAAGCTCGAGGACGGCGTGAGAATCTTCAAGGGCATCTTGCACTCTCTCCTCGTGAACACTGTGTCGTCTGAGGCCGAGGTTgaacaggcgaagaagatcatcgagaCCGCTCGGGAATACATCCTTGCGATGTCGATCGAATTGGAGCGCCGTTCTGTTGGAACCGACACCCCAGAAAACCTCAAGAGAAGCCTCGAGCTTTCTGCTTACTTCACGATCCCCAAGCTGGAGGTTGCGCATCGCCAGCTGGCACTGATGGCAGCAATGAAGCTTGCCTTTGCCAACAAGAATTACTCCTCAGCCCTCAGCTTTGCCAACCGGATGTTGGCGAACGGTGGCTCCCCTAAGCTCCTTGATCAG gcaaagaagatcaagactCAGTGCGAGCGCAGCCCGCAGGATAAGATTGACATCGAGTTCGACCATTTTGCCGAGTTCGATATCTGCGCTGCTTCCCATTCACCGATCTATAGCGGCTCCCCAAGCGTGTCGGATCCTTTCACCGGCGCTAAGTATCATGAACAGTATAAGGGCACCGTGTGTCGGATATCCGACGTGACCGAGATCGGTGCGCCGGCTAGTGGATTAAGGTTGTACGTTCCGGGCCAACATTAA
- a CDS encoding uncharacterized protein (predicted protein): MSGIYDTASGPFQASTMSDNKQEFTPSQQSQNTSNAPEDPLSRNSDQNAPIVIQPYAVEEPEEEPPPVSSKPTILFLPGPNSEYWQAELVDSMEDLHCESDNSITKPMSRYNRGKKRKPSSTAPEYFQVFQKQSPGMPQARRREDGPNLKQRKLRRRTKQSNEALASPASGLSDVGLSELESSESFCSRSPSHGANSNQETTPSEQMDLD; this comes from the coding sequence ATGTCTGGAATTTACGACACTGCTTCTGGACCATTCCAAGCCTCCACAATGTCAGATAATAAACAAGAATTTACACCATCCCAACAAAGTCAGAATACAAGCAATGCACCAGAGGATCCTTTAAGTCGGAACTCCGATCAGAACGCTCCTATTGTGATACAGCCATATGCTGTTGAGGAGCCGGAGGAGGAACCTCCCCCTGTATCTTCCAAGCCTActattttgtttcttccagggCCCAATTCCGAGTATTGGCAAGCCGAGCTGGTGGACTCAATGGAGGATCTACATTGTGAATCTGACAATAGTATCACCAAGCCGATGTCAAGATATAACCGAggcaagaaaaggaaaccgTCCAGCACGGCTCCCGAGTATTTCCAAGTATTCCAGAAACAAAGCCCTGGAATGCCACAAGCTCGACGACGTGAAGATGGGCCGAATCttaaacaaagaaagctaCGCAGAAGAACGAAGCAGTCCAACGAGGCTTTGGCCAGTCCGGCAAGCGGCCTTTCGGATGTCGGACTGAGCGAGTTAGAATCTTCGGAGAGTTTCTGTTCGAGATCTCCATCGCATGGCGCCAATTCCAATCAAGAGACTACTCCATCGGAGCAGATGGATCTAGATTGA
- a CDS encoding uncharacterized protein (predicted protein), with protein sequence MAATRTSTRQAAQKAKEAISAGPDTKSKGGAGAKRKEAAHKGPEPKRSKKDDKKAARDEDKKVEERKEDAEKHVKEKKEEHGEQEAEGEKAQPVEEQVEGEKAQSNEKPEVEEKGQQNEEPAEGKKEEPGEEQAVGPKEEQKDEQVEESKEEHGNDKKDSQESKTEQAKSADDQEKPAADGVESGIQKSKEREEAVPSNILEKGVIYFFYRPRVNVSEPNRAPLDQTQGSLEAGAKCRLMLLPKKKFPTSGRERDMGFVEKAGQTMKELQENFIAGEKYETSTRGERTVPEAKPYAEGVYAITSTKRASHLAYILTIPGEIGPLQEDFGLHARGSWIVQSKNPKYPGPSSAQLPKDPEYPESVREKFQDYRWAPLIPEFIDYPNAQFLMIGEATDDLGKAATAESDGKRSEEVQPGEELEKLEGENEERVDSLKGDDAVYKDLGLDAGKYPKVPTTWASQ encoded by the exons ATGGCCGCGACTAGGACTTCGACGCGCCAAGCTGCACAGAAGGCGAAAGAAGCCATATCAGCCGGTCCCGACACGAAGAGCAAGGGTGGAGCGGGCGCAAAGCGTAAGGAAGCTGCGCATAAAGGTCCCGAGCCgaagaggagcaagaaggatgacaagaAGGCTGCGCGggatgaagacaagaaggtggaggagcgAAAGGAAGATGCGGAAAAGCAtgtaaaggaaaagaaggaggagcatggtgaacaagaagcagagggagagaaggctcAGCCGGTTGAGGAGCAAGtagagggagagaaggctcAGTCGAATGAGAAAccagaagtggaagagaagggtcaACAGAATGAGGAGCCAGCggagggcaagaaggaagagcctggagaagagcaagcagtggggccaaaagaagaacagaaagatgAGCAAGTAGAGGAAAGCAAGGAAGAGCACGGGAATGACAAAAAAGATTCACAGGAATCAAAGACTGAACAGGCAAAATCTGCCGACG ACCAAGAGAAGCCCGCTGCGGATGGGGTCGAATCTGGGATCCAAAAAtcgaaggaaagagaggaagccGTTCCTTCGAATATACTCGAGAAAGGCGTGATCTATTTCTTTTACCGACCCCGTGTTAACGTGTCCGAACCAAATA GGGCCCCCCTGGATCAAACGCAGGGGTCTTTAGAAGCTGGCGCGAAGTGTCGGCTGATGCTATTGCCCAAAAAGAAGTTTCCAACGAgcgggagagagagagacatGGGTTTCGTCGAGAAGGCTGGACAGACGATGAAAGAGCTCCAGGAGAACTTCATTGCCGGTGAGAAATATGAAACCTCGACTCGCGGCGAACGCACTGTGCCGGAAGCCAAGCCGTATGCAGAAGGCGTCTATGCGATTACATCCACCAAGCGAGCCTCGCACCTGGCGTACATTTTGACTATCCCCGGGGAGATTGGCCCTCTCCAGGAAGACTTTGGTCTTCACGCGCGCGGCAGCTGGATTGTGCAGTCGAAGAACCCGAAGTATCCCGGCCCTTCCTCTGCGCAACTCCCAAAGGACCCTGAGTACCCTGAAAG TGTCCGCGAAAAGTTTCAGGATTACCGCTGGGCGCCATTGATACCTGAGTTCATCGACTATCCGAACGCCCAGTTCCTAATGATCGGTGAAGCTACAGATGATCTGGGAAAGGCTGCTACAGCCGAGTCTGACGGCAAGCGGTCTGAGGAGGTGCAGCctggggaggaattggagaagttggagggCGAGAATGAGGAGAGAGTTGACTCATTGAAAG GTGATGATGCTGTATACAAAGATCTGGGGCTGGATGCGGGCAAGTATCCTAAGGTGCCAACGACTTGGGCAAGTCAGTAG
- a CDS encoding uncharacterized protein (predicted protein), producing the protein MHVLSIILPLYLALPTTAGSLKPRATYTDCTDSQKQLLSAAVTDAGKMASAGASSLRSNSASSLFQTFFKTTDSSAMDQVASALEKIAEEASQPGGGVVTYSCSPGSISCQSGGFTTTGYASTDGTNGQVNTCPAYFDLPASSDDCTVLDQRTSALHELGHTKGVLGNEVYGYQEIMNIDTQTALSNAESYAFLRSVAQVARLKQVAQ; encoded by the exons ATGCACGTCCTCAGCATCATCCTCCCTCTATACCTAGCCCTCCCCACCACAGCAGGGTCCCTCAAACCCCGCGCAACATACACAGACTGCACCGACTCCCAAAAACAACTCCTCTCAGCCGCAGTGACAGACGCCGGCAAAATGGCATCAGCAGGAGCCTCCAGCCTCCGCTCCAACAGCGCCAgctccctcttccaaaccTTCTTCAAAACCACCGACTCCAGCGCCATGGACCAAGTAGCCAGTGCCCTGGAAAAGATCGCCGAAGAAGCATCCCAGCCCGGCGGCGGCGTCGTCACCTACTCCTGTTCCCCTGGTAGCATCAGTTGTCAGTCGGGGGGCTTTACCACGACCGGGTATGCGAGCACGGACGGCACGAATGGGCAGGTGAATACCTGTCCCGCGTACTTTGATTTGCCGGCGAGTTCGGATGATTGTACGGTGTTGGATCAGAGGACGTCGGCGTTGCATGAGCTGGGGCATACGAAGGGGGTGCTGGGGAATGAGGTTTATGGGTATCAGGAGATTATGAACATTGATACGCAGACGGCGTTGAGTAATGCGGAGAGCTATGCCTTTTTGCGAAGT GTGGCTCAAGTAGCACGCCTAAAACAAGTGGCACAATAA
- a CDS encoding uncharacterized protein (predicted protein) yields MGSPFGNSGSLTGPGSSMESSSPYGSSGSPFGNSGSLTGPGSSMESSSPYGSSGSPYGSSGSLTGPGSSMESSSPYGSSGSPYGSSGSLTGPGSSMESSSPYGSSGSPYGSSDSPTGSDSRMGSSMDSPYGGSSGMGSSFGSENSMGEQGSSMESPPSVIDSGSQDSYGGMGNSDSYGGSDSYGGMGY; encoded by the coding sequence ATGGGAAGCCCATTCGGAAACTCCGGCAGTCTGACTGGCCCTGGTAGTTCGATGGAAAGTTCGAGTCCATATGGCAGCTCAGGAAGCCCATTCGGAAACTCAGGCAGTCTGACCGGCCCTGGCAGTTCGATGGAAAGTTCGAGTCCATATGGCAGCTCCGGAAGCCCGTATGGAAGCTCAGGCAGTCTGACCGGCCCTGGCAGTTCGATGGAAAGTTCGAGTCCATATGGCAGCTCCGGAAGCCCGTATGGAAGCTCAGGCAGTCTGACCGGCCCTGGCAGTTCGATGGAAAGTTCGAGTCCATACGGCAGCTCAGGAAGCCCGTATGGAAGCTCGGATAGTCCCACTGGCTCTGATAGTCGAATGGGAAGCTCGATGGACAGTCCATACGGTGGCTCAAGTGGCATGGGGAGTTCATTTGGAAGCGAAAACAGTATGGGGGAACAGGGAAGCTCCATGGAAAGTCCACCGAGTGTGATTGATTCGGGGAGCCAAGACAGCTATGGTGGCATGGGAAATTCGGATAGCTATGGTGGCTCAGATAGCTATGGTGGCATGGGGTACTAA
- a CDS encoding uncharacterized protein (predicted protein) gives MNISLITFYKPNMSQAKKALDTVIKTMKMLDDAIIKFCCGGYCMTTLINDLAGPEKQMKEVVDQVRLLKPDSNQETSADGAIERGEPDKMNELVRATFYLYKALETGFLDLRDNVEPKGNHYVFFALKDFLVEVVLRPRHISAWKHGYPRRTSKPVQGIPLGIVAMQGQSDFTDYRVRAFMNYEYRTI, from the exons ATGAACATATCTCTCATCACTTTCTACAAGCCGAACATGTctcaagcaaagaaagcattgGACACGGTCATAAAGACAATGAAGATGTTAGATGATGCTATTATTAAATTCTG CTGTGGAGGCTATTGTATGACGACTCTAATTAATGATCTGGCGGGCCCCGAGAAACAAATGAAGGAAGTTGTCGACCAGGTTAGATTGCTAAAGCCGGACTCAAATCAAGAGACATCCGCCGATGGGGCGATAGAAAGGGGAGAACCCGATAAGATGAACGAGCTTGTGCGGGCGACGTTCTAT CTGTACAAGGCGTTGGAGACGGGCTTCCTCGATCTTCGGGATAATGTGGAACCGAAGGGCAACCATTATGTCTTTTTTGCCCTAAAGGACTTTCTGGTTGAGGTCGTG TTACGCCCGCGGCATATAAGTGCATGGAAGCATGGATACCCTCGGAGAACTAGTAAGCCAGTACAAGGCATACCATTGGGTATTGTAGCTATGCAAGGGCAAAGCGACTTCACGGATTACAGGGTTCGGGCGTTTATGAACTATGAGTATCGAACA ATCTAG
- a CDS encoding esterase-like/phytase family protein (uncharacterized protein conserved in bacteria), whose translation MNPGLSSFMPDIFIDFIPTSLQLSSIQLSSFYIPMKLPILLTALPWTAAAATLRSKSNVVNQTTCGGTTYAYTGLEGYGFIPSNATDKYGDTIGGIGSSIAIKPDSWRRTAPNTYSGIVYALPDRGWNTNGTLNFQPRIHKIALTLTLTHNASAQHPSPPNLHLKYLDTILLTGPDGLPTTGLDADVTGAASYPGYPPLPAATYVGDGFGGAGPGGKRISLDPEGLAIDNDGSFWVSDEYGPYVYKFSPEGKMILAIQPPEAILPRRNGTLSFSAASPPVYNPELTINPEDPQSGRNNNQGLEALTISPDGKTLYTMMQSALNQEGGPKKKNRQPARLLEYDIASGTPVYRHEYVVLLPKYEDYTQNESVVASQSEMHMLPSGDFLVLSRDSGFGHGQDETRSVYRHADVVAIGNSTTDLKGTFDGVGASVASSKGVLKDGITPVEYCEFLDYNVESELAKFGLHNGGAQDAWLLNEKWESFALVPVDTDQQKRGSAKKEYFLFSFSDNDFMTQDGHMDFGRYKYADESGYNIDNQVLVFRVEF comes from the exons ATGAACCCTGGATTATCGTCATTCATGCCGGATATATTTATTGACTTCATTCCcacat CCCTACAACTTTCTAGTATTCAATTGTCCAGTTTCTATATCCCAATGAAGCTACCCATACTACTGACTGCACTGCCCTGgacggcagcagcagcaactcTCCGATCTAAATCCAACGTCGTCAACCAGACCACCTGCGGCGGCACAACCTATGCATACACCGGCCTAGAAGGCTACGGGTTCATCCCCTCCAACGCAACCGACAAGTATGGCGACACAATCGGCGGAATCGGCAGTTCTATAGCCATTAAGCCAGATTCCTGGCGCCGAACAGCGCCAAACACCTATTCCGGGATTGTCTATGCTCTCCCTGATCGTGGCTG GAACACAAACGGAACCCTAAACTTCCAACCACGCATCCACAAAATCGCCCTAACCCTCACCCTGACACACAACGCCTCTGCCCAACACCCCTCCCCCCCAAACCTGCACTTGAAATACCTCGACACAATCCTCCTCACCGGCCCCGACGGCCTCCCCACCACCGGTCTAGACGCCGACGTTACCGGCGCAGCATCCTACCCAGGCTACCCGCCGCTGCCAGCAGCCACCTACGTCGGCGATGGCTTCGGCGGCGCAGGACCCGGCGGGAAGCGCATCTCCCTAGATCCGGAGGGTCTGGCGATCGACAACGACGGCAGTTTCTGGGTGTCCGATGAATACGGACCGTACGTGTACAAATTCAGTCCAGAGGGGAAGATGATTCTGGCGATCCAACCACCGGAGGCAATCCTACCTCGTCGAAACGGGACATTGAGTTTCAGCGCAGCCAGTCCACCAGTCTATAATCCGGAGTTAACAATTAACCCAGAGGATCCCCAATCGGGACGAAACAATAACCAAGGCCTAGAAGCGTTGACTATATCCCCGGACGGAAAGACATTATATACCATGATGCAGTCCGCGCTGAACCAAGAAGGCGgtccgaagaagaagaaccggCAACCGGCGCGTCTTCTCGAATATGATATTGCCTCTGGAACCCCGGTCTACAGGCACGAGTATGTGGTGCTGTTGCCGAAGTATGAGGATTATACGCAGAATGAATCGGTTGTGGCGTCGCAGTCGGAGATGCATATGCTTCCTTCGGGGGACTTTTTGGTACTGTCCCGGGATTCGGGGTTCGGGCATGGACAGGATGAGACGCGATCTGTGTATCGGCATGCGGATGTGGTTGCGATTGGGAATTCGACCACGGATTTGAAGGGCACGTTTGATGGGGTGGGGGCGAGTGTTGCTTCATCCAAGGGGGTGTTGAAGGATGGCATTACCCCGGTTGAGTATTGCGAGTTTTTGGATTATAATGTGGAGTCGGAGTTGGCCAAGTTTGGGCTTCATAATGGTGGAGCGCAGGATGCGTGGCTGTTGAATGAGAAGTGGGAGAGCTTTGCGCTTGTTCCGGTGGACACGGATCAGCAGAAGCGTGGCTCGGCGAAGAAGGAGTATTTCTTGTTCAGCTTCAGTGATAATGACTTTATGACGCAGGATG GGCACATGGATTTTGGACGTTACAAGTACGCCGATGAATCAGGTTACAACATTGATAACCAGGTTCTGGTCTTCAGGGTCGAATTCTAA
- a CDS encoding putative tubulin-specific chaperone c (predicted protein), with the protein MSETEIRDARRPSQAENQTILKSEIPLKERFFRYFQHEITALQEQMDRLADTSLVGERTDATDHCLAGIARLSNEVKDAASYIPTYDQRIYAEAIKALQDKLVETRATVEPRPKFSFKNKKNASAISLSDAANIVYHGRSMPGYLSPGTSSVDSSAAQTPNYPSTPLNEPDRMLQPRAEIAPTSFPAIPTIDVEDGEDKSKRAKGKAFAATAVSSVSVNNHVGLHIMLPSSGSTATVPASITSLRHCVVDMSIPTANGKPYASLTIKGVKESLLVCGQINGPAHITDVENSTIVVTCRQFRMHNCSNVDVYLSASSNPIIEDCTNIRFAQIPRVYALDHDHPDSEDRWSQVEDFKWIKSEPSPNWSLIPRESAVPEEVWAEIVPGGPGWSLDDILRAINITN; encoded by the exons ATGTCTGAGACTGAGATTCGCGATGCCCGTCGGCCCTCTCAGGCCGAGAATCAGACCATTCTCAAATCTGAGATCCCGTTGAAAGAGCGCTTTTTCCGTTACTTTCAACATGAGATCACTG CTCTGCAAGAACAGATGGACCGTCTCGCGGATACCTCTCTTGTGGGAGAACGGACGGATGCGACCGACCACTGCCTAGCTGGTATTGCCCGATTGTCCAACGAAGTCAAGGATGCCGCGAGCTATATCCCCACATATGACCAGCGGATATATGCGGAA GCTATCAAAGCCCTGCAGGATAAGCTGGTTGAGACTCGGGCGACGGTCGAGCCGCGTCCGAAGTTCAGcttcaagaacaaaaagaatgCCTCGGCAATTTCCTTGTCTGATGCGGCCAACATAGTCTACCACGGTCGGAGTATGCCTGGATACCTTTCGCCGGGGACATCCTCCGTGGACTCATCCGCCGCCCAGACACCCAACTATCCCTCCACACCCTTGAATGAGCCGGATCGCATGCTGCAGCCGAGAGCAGAGATCGCCCCAACTTCTTTCCCAGCCATCCCGACGATCGACGTAGAGGACGGTGAAGATAAGTCGAAAAGGGCGAAGGGCAAGGCCTTCGCGGCCACTGCTGTGTCGTCTGTGTCCGTGAACAACCATGTTGGGCTCCATATCATGCTTCCGTCCTCCGGCTCGACGGCTACGGTGCCGGCCTCCATCACGTCCTTGCGGCATTGCGTCGTGGACATGTCCATCCCAACTGCCAACGGCAAACCCTACGCCAGTTTAACGATCAAGGGCGTCAAGGAGAGCCTGCTCGTTTGCGGACAGATTAATGGTCCCGCCCACATCACCGATGTAGAGAACAGTACCATCGTAGTTACCTGCCGACAATTCCGCATGCACAACTGTTCCAACGTTGATGTCTACCTGAGCGCATCCAGCAACCCGATTATCGAGGACTGCACAAATATTCGATTTGCGCAGATACCGAGAGTATAC GCTTTGGACCACGACCACCCAGACAGTGAAGACCGCTGGAGCCAGGTGGAAGATTTCAAATGGATCAAGTCAGAACCCAGCCCTAATTGGAGTTTGATTCCTCGTGAGAGCGCGGTCCCCGAGGAAGTATGGGCTGAAATCGTCCCTGGTGGCCCCGGATGGTCCCTCGACGACATTTTACGCGCGATCAATATTACCAACTAG